A portion of the Streptomyces sp. NBC_00376 genome contains these proteins:
- a CDS encoding glycosyltransferase family 2 protein, translating into MNKLPIAVAIPTKNEGLNIAEAVTSVLGHFEAVVVVDSHSTDETAKIAEECGAEVVTYTWDGGHPRKKQWCLDHVRTDLDWILLLDGDERIGPGLLAELRQVFADPAAPKPAAYDIPLGYWFSGKRLRHGYTIRKRSLTDRTRCRYPEVGDLDAPGIGEVEGHYQPVADSVGSLRNPIEHQDLDPVTAWFERHNRYSDWEAWLEHHPEVKEQVRRVKSRQGQLFHKAPFKPLVSFAYMYLYRRGFLDGRAGFDFALAMSFYRWQIALKSREGKTV; encoded by the coding sequence ATGAACAAGCTGCCGATAGCCGTGGCGATCCCCACGAAGAACGAGGGGCTCAACATCGCCGAGGCGGTGACGTCGGTACTCGGCCATTTCGAGGCGGTGGTCGTCGTCGACTCACACAGCACGGACGAGACGGCGAAGATCGCCGAGGAGTGCGGTGCCGAGGTGGTCACGTACACCTGGGACGGCGGTCATCCGCGTAAGAAGCAGTGGTGTCTGGACCATGTCCGCACGGACCTGGACTGGATCCTGCTGCTCGACGGCGACGAGCGGATCGGTCCCGGGCTGCTGGCCGAACTGCGGCAGGTCTTCGCCGACCCGGCCGCGCCGAAGCCGGCGGCGTACGACATTCCGCTCGGCTACTGGTTCTCCGGGAAGCGGCTGCGGCACGGCTACACCATCCGGAAGCGGTCACTGACCGACCGCACCCGCTGCCGGTATCCGGAGGTGGGTGATCTGGACGCGCCGGGCATCGGTGAGGTCGAGGGCCATTACCAGCCGGTCGCGGATTCGGTCGGCTCGCTCCGCAATCCGATCGAGCACCAGGATCTCGACCCGGTCACCGCCTGGTTCGAGCGGCACAACCGCTACTCGGACTGGGAGGCGTGGCTGGAGCACCACCCCGAGGTCAAGGAGCAGGTGCGCAGGGTGAAGTCGCGCCAGGGGCAGCTGTTCCACAAGGCACCGTTCAAGCCCCTGGTGTCGTTCGCCTACATGTATCTGTACCGGCGGGGGTTCCTCGACGGGCGGGCGGGGTTCGACTTCGCGCTGGCGATGAGCTTCTACCGCTGGCAGATCGCCCTCAAGTCCCGTGAGGGGAAGACCGTTTGA
- a CDS encoding glycosyltransferase yields the protein MKILHVVTLHTPDHAFGGPTRVALNLSKVQRAAGDDARIMALGDGFEGPLPREIEGVPAHLFQARHLLPAFEVSGITSGALLRTAYRMMRGADLVHVHLMRDLVTLPAALLALAFRTPLVVQTHGMVDPTENRVARLTDLLGVRRVLRGADAVLHLTETERLDVNAVAAPVPLTRTVRLVNGVRPQEIKPVRESGRPPTVLFLARIQERKRPEDFVAAMPAVLARHPGARFVLAGPDTGALPATLELARRLGVTGSLDHVGPLGHEEVLAAGRRADVYVLPSIEEPLGVSVLEAMSVGTPVVITRTCGLGPDVARAGAGRVIDSRVGEDGKNALKVAAAVLELLEPETNTRTGRAAWDLVNEDFTIEAVTATLRRTYEDVVRRRGGRVKRSSPHGT from the coding sequence GTGAAGATTCTGCACGTCGTCACACTGCACACTCCGGACCACGCGTTCGGTGGCCCGACCAGAGTGGCGCTCAACCTGTCGAAGGTCCAGCGGGCCGCCGGCGACGACGCCAGGATCATGGCACTCGGAGACGGTTTCGAGGGCCCCCTCCCGCGCGAGATCGAGGGAGTGCCGGCCCATCTCTTCCAGGCCCGCCACCTGCTCCCCGCGTTCGAGGTCAGCGGCATCACATCCGGTGCGCTCCTGCGCACCGCGTACCGCATGATGCGCGGCGCCGACCTCGTCCATGTCCACCTGATGCGCGACCTGGTGACACTGCCCGCCGCGCTGCTCGCCCTGGCCTTCCGCACCCCACTGGTCGTCCAGACGCACGGCATGGTGGACCCCACCGAGAACCGGGTCGCCCGGCTCACCGATCTGCTGGGCGTGCGCAGGGTGCTGCGCGGTGCCGACGCCGTACTGCACCTCACCGAGACGGAACGCCTCGATGTGAACGCCGTAGCCGCACCGGTCCCGCTGACCCGGACCGTACGACTGGTCAACGGAGTGCGCCCGCAGGAGATCAAACCCGTCCGGGAGTCAGGGCGGCCGCCGACGGTCCTCTTCCTCGCCCGGATCCAGGAGCGCAAGCGCCCGGAGGACTTCGTCGCCGCGATGCCGGCGGTCCTGGCCCGGCATCCGGGCGCCCGCTTCGTGCTGGCCGGTCCCGACACCGGCGCACTGCCCGCGACCCTCGAACTCGCCCGCAGGCTGGGGGTGACGGGATCGCTCGACCATGTGGGGCCGCTCGGGCACGAGGAGGTCCTGGCGGCGGGGCGGCGGGCCGATGTGTACGTACTGCCGTCGATCGAGGAGCCCCTGGGCGTGTCCGTCCTGGAAGCGATGTCGGTCGGCACCCCCGTCGTCATCACCCGCACCTGCGGACTCGGCCCCGATGTGGCGCGCGCGGGCGCGGGCCGCGTGATCGACAGCCGGGTCGGCGAGGACGGGAAGAACGCACTCAAGGTCGCCGCCGCCGTCCTGGAACTCCTCGAACCGGAGACCAACACCCGTACGGGCAGGGCCGCCTGGGACCTGGTGAACGAGGACTTCACCATCGAGGCCGTGACCGCCACCCTCCGGCGGACCTACGAAGACGTGGTCCGCCGGAGGGGAGGCCGGGTCAAACGGTCTTCCCCTCACGGGACTTGA
- a CDS encoding lipopolysaccharide biosynthesis protein, with amino-acid sequence MNQPIRALEDQDEPALLRDQFRQLLRYRALLASGVVVGLVGGGWLALSGEESYTSTGEVVVRSAASDPFAAGASADKGINIGSERQTAVSDTVGTLAVTTLAGQGDRVAVGPLLSGLQVTNPPNTLVLRFAYTGRTPALAKARAQALADAYLEIRRQRTENSIAHMVDGYRAQLTPLTEQRDQLAAQAGSSNDVTSARANLVVAISELSRKISELRALDTTPGYLTKKPAAPSEPTGAGLPLLLGLGGVVGLALGLLLSWVRLVFDPAVRSTRELVGSLGAPLLGTLPRERAYGGSLLAIGRSGSRLAEEYRAVAFRLAYDPSFAERRRLLVTAPRGDGAAAAAAAANLAAAFAEMGRDVILVEADLRTPALAGDLGPAAQGSRPRWATRGRRAWPSDSQMNVDVPGSGAFTLIAGRRTDNVPRALTSAPVGRIVAEGDRPDAVVIVLAPPVLSYADAVALIDRVESVVVVCDPREVHRSDLERIREIIGAAGGSVLGALLHPGLSRHERRARRKAAKRRPGGGRPPRDKAGRGPEHTGDPAETLGLRPFDSAAGHR; translated from the coding sequence ATGAACCAGCCGATCCGCGCCCTGGAGGACCAGGACGAACCCGCCCTGCTGAGGGACCAGTTCCGCCAGCTCCTGCGCTACCGGGCCCTGCTCGCCTCCGGCGTGGTCGTCGGGCTCGTCGGGGGCGGCTGGCTCGCGCTGAGCGGCGAGGAGAGCTACACATCGACGGGCGAGGTCGTCGTACGTTCCGCCGCCTCGGACCCGTTCGCCGCCGGTGCCTCCGCCGACAAGGGCATCAACATCGGCTCCGAGCGGCAGACCGCCGTCAGCGACACCGTGGGCACCCTGGCCGTCACCACCCTGGCCGGACAGGGCGACCGGGTGGCGGTCGGGCCGCTGCTCTCCGGCCTCCAGGTCACCAACCCGCCCAACACCCTCGTGCTCCGCTTCGCCTACACCGGCCGCACCCCCGCACTGGCGAAGGCACGGGCCCAGGCGCTCGCCGACGCCTACCTGGAGATACGCCGCCAGCGCACCGAGAACAGCATCGCCCACATGGTCGACGGCTACCGCGCCCAGCTGACCCCGCTCACCGAACAGCGCGACCAGCTGGCGGCGCAGGCCGGCAGCAGCAACGACGTGACCAGCGCACGGGCCAACCTCGTGGTCGCGATCTCCGAACTCAGCCGGAAGATCTCCGAGCTGCGTGCGCTGGACACCACCCCCGGCTACCTGACGAAGAAGCCCGCCGCCCCGAGCGAGCCCACCGGGGCCGGACTGCCGCTGCTGCTGGGGCTCGGCGGTGTCGTCGGACTCGCACTGGGACTGCTCCTGTCCTGGGTCCGCCTGGTCTTCGACCCGGCCGTGCGCTCGACCCGGGAACTGGTCGGTTCGCTCGGCGCGCCCCTGCTCGGCACCCTGCCCAGGGAGCGTGCGTACGGCGGCTCGCTGCTGGCCATCGGGCGGAGCGGGAGCAGGCTCGCCGAGGAGTACCGTGCGGTCGCCTTCCGGCTCGCCTACGATCCGTCGTTCGCCGAGCGCCGCAGGCTCCTGGTCACCGCCCCGCGCGGGGACGGCGCGGCAGCGGCCGCCGCCGCGGCCAACCTGGCCGCGGCCTTCGCCGAGATGGGACGCGACGTGATCCTGGTCGAGGCCGATCTGCGCACCCCCGCACTGGCCGGGGACCTCGGCCCGGCGGCACAGGGTTCCCGGCCGCGCTGGGCGACCCGGGGCCGGCGCGCCTGGCCGTCGGACAGCCAGATGAACGTGGACGTACCCGGGTCGGGCGCCTTCACCCTGATAGCGGGCCGGCGTACGGACAACGTGCCGCGTGCCCTGACATCGGCACCCGTCGGCCGGATCGTCGCCGAGGGCGACCGGCCCGACGCCGTCGTCATCGTGCTGGCCCCGCCCGTACTGTCGTACGCCGACGCCGTCGCGCTGATCGACCGGGTGGAGAGCGTCGTGGTGGTCTGCGACCCGCGCGAGGTGCACCGCAGCGACCTGGAGCGGATCCGGGAGATCATCGGGGCCGCGGGCGGATCCGTGCTCGGCGCCCTGCTGCACCCCGGTCTGAGCCGCCACGAGCGCCGGGCCCGCCGGAAGGCCGCCAAGCGTCGGCCGGGCGGTGGCCGGCCGCCCAGGGACAAAGCGGGCCGCGGGCCGGAACACACCGGTGACCCCGCCGAGACGCTGGGGCTGCGTCCCTTCGACTCCGCCGCCGGACACAGATGA